One window of the Coriobacteriia bacterium genome contains the following:
- the cas3 gene encoding CRISPR-associated helicase Cas3', with the protein MTITQEVPQLSKAAQSLWGKSDYGEEREWLPLFMHIYDSKCVAERLWDTWVPDSTQSTIRRGLGPHAAFARQLFVFLASIHDLGKATPCFQTMPCHRNFAGAYAGPKWKVEKAGLALPPSSSKHAPGHPVAGQVILQRILAEHGVPGRARSLTSILGSHHGSPPEKLRVSEAESDYPTDLGQSDANWKAVQNELVEYAIAISGLPSDTLVSIASMFLPPQITCLLAGLVIVVDWMASDQDAFPLLAIQDGEGLSSFVREGRLDEAALSRRFEEAWASIDILPCWRGRPLAGDVSSALYAQRFSFPANASPRPMQRAVLDIAQKLSDPGLMIIEAPMGEGKTEAALAAAEVFARTSGCGGACIALPTMATTDAMFSRVHAWLQHLPQANGGPDHSIYLAHGKARLNEEYRGIAHGSSFSAIGQDIREKAESPEAVVCDWMYGRKRGVLANFVVCTIDQVLMSALQMKHLALRQLALANKVVIIDECHAYDAYMREYLRVALEWMGSWRTPVILLSATLPEAQREEMARSYLKGWRAEAGSKEGGSKLSLGRRRPPDAVPPKRRQEIDIPKAPESAYPLVAYTNGSTLDYLAIAPSSRRLTAEVALIADDADLLVGLLGKQLEGGGCAGVVCDTVGRAQEAATVLRAAFGQDRVSLTHARFTDIDRMENEQAIRAILGPDATRANGRRPDLHIVVGTQVLEQSLDLDFDVLVTDVAPTDLLFQRLGRVHRHARDDRPAGLQNARCFVRGIESWEEGGPRFVPAIARVYERASLLEALSVMGLRNEGATVQLTLPTDISRMVRQAYGEETAADMPPTWRETYDRACEDRSRHIEEKRRRASFCLLRSVADMCRNEDTLVGMYNGRRSEGQSAMAGGDYDSGPRAVRDTQETLEVVVLRRGEAGIRLLPWIGDEAGGVELGAELTTNLCPSDAVAKVAAQSVVRLPLSVCPPTRIESVIRELEREDGPYVGAWQESPWLAGQLVLFFEEDATGALVAHLDGRCLTYSREMGLQTKSF; encoded by the coding sequence ATGACTATCACCCAGGAGGTTCCCCAACTTTCAAAAGCCGCCCAATCTCTTTGGGGAAAGTCCGACTACGGGGAGGAGCGAGAATGGCTTCCCCTCTTCATGCACATATACGACTCGAAATGCGTCGCTGAACGGCTTTGGGATACGTGGGTCCCGGACAGCACGCAATCGACTATCAGGAGGGGTCTCGGGCCCCACGCCGCTTTTGCTCGTCAGTTGTTCGTTTTTCTCGCATCTATCCACGATCTCGGAAAGGCGACTCCCTGCTTTCAGACCATGCCGTGTCATCGGAATTTCGCCGGGGCTTATGCGGGCCCCAAGTGGAAGGTGGAGAAAGCGGGCCTTGCCCTACCTCCGTCGAGTTCCAAACATGCGCCGGGGCATCCTGTTGCCGGACAGGTAATCCTGCAAAGGATTCTGGCCGAGCATGGCGTTCCAGGAAGGGCACGCTCTTTGACGAGCATCCTCGGCAGCCATCATGGATCCCCACCCGAAAAGCTTAGAGTGTCCGAGGCTGAGAGTGATTATCCAACCGATCTGGGGCAGAGCGATGCCAACTGGAAGGCCGTACAAAACGAGCTCGTAGAGTATGCGATTGCTATCTCTGGCCTGCCGTCGGATACCTTAGTATCGATTGCCAGCATGTTCTTGCCGCCGCAGATAACGTGCCTTCTCGCTGGTCTTGTGATCGTGGTCGATTGGATGGCGAGCGATCAGGATGCCTTCCCCTTGCTCGCCATTCAGGACGGGGAGGGTCTGTCCTCCTTTGTCAGGGAGGGCCGGCTCGACGAGGCTGCGTTGTCGAGGCGCTTCGAGGAAGCCTGGGCTTCCATAGACATCCTTCCGTGTTGGCGTGGCCGCCCGTTGGCGGGCGATGTCTCGAGCGCCCTCTATGCCCAGCGTTTTTCCTTTCCTGCGAACGCAAGTCCTCGTCCCATGCAACGGGCTGTCTTAGACATCGCTCAAAAGCTGAGCGATCCCGGGTTGATGATTATCGAGGCCCCCATGGGGGAGGGAAAAACAGAGGCTGCACTTGCGGCTGCGGAAGTGTTCGCAAGGACGTCGGGCTGCGGTGGCGCGTGCATTGCTCTGCCTACGATGGCGACAACCGATGCCATGTTTAGCCGGGTGCACGCATGGCTGCAGCACCTTCCCCAAGCAAACGGAGGGCCCGACCACAGCATATATCTCGCTCATGGGAAGGCGCGGCTTAACGAGGAGTATCGGGGTATCGCGCACGGCAGCTCGTTTTCGGCAATTGGGCAGGACATTCGAGAGAAGGCCGAGAGTCCAGAAGCCGTTGTCTGCGATTGGATGTACGGCAGAAAGCGCGGGGTGCTCGCCAACTTCGTCGTGTGCACCATCGACCAGGTGCTCATGAGCGCCCTCCAAATGAAGCACCTGGCGCTTCGCCAGCTGGCTTTGGCGAACAAGGTTGTCATCATCGACGAGTGCCATGCATATGACGCGTACATGAGAGAGTATCTCCGCGTTGCACTTGAGTGGATGGGGAGCTGGCGCACGCCGGTGATCCTTCTCTCGGCAACACTTCCCGAAGCTCAGCGAGAGGAGATGGCGCGGTCTTATCTGAAAGGATGGCGAGCCGAGGCGGGGAGCAAGGAGGGCGGCAGCAAACTTAGCCTTGGCAGGAGACGGCCTCCCGATGCAGTCCCGCCGAAACGTCGGCAGGAAATAGATATTCCAAAGGCTCCCGAATCGGCCTACCCTCTCGTCGCGTATACGAATGGCTCTACTCTCGACTACCTTGCCATCGCGCCATCTTCGCGGAGGCTTACGGCAGAAGTCGCTCTGATCGCCGACGATGCAGATTTGCTCGTCGGGCTTCTGGGCAAGCAGCTTGAGGGCGGAGGTTGCGCCGGCGTTGTCTGCGACACCGTGGGCCGTGCACAAGAGGCGGCAACGGTTTTGCGTGCCGCGTTTGGCCAGGACAGGGTGTCCCTGACACACGCGAGATTCACTGACATAGACCGCATGGAAAACGAGCAGGCCATCCGTGCCATCTTGGGGCCTGACGCAACGAGAGCAAACGGCCGTCGGCCGGATCTGCACATTGTGGTGGGCACTCAGGTGCTCGAGCAGTCGCTCGACCTGGACTTCGACGTCCTGGTGACAGATGTTGCGCCAACTGACCTCTTGTTCCAGCGGCTTGGTCGTGTCCATCGACATGCCCGGGATGATCGGCCCGCTGGCTTACAGAATGCCCGATGCTTTGTGCGGGGAATTGAGAGCTGGGAAGAAGGCGGCCCCAGGTTCGTGCCGGCGATTGCCAGGGTGTATGAACGAGCGTCACTCCTGGAAGCTCTCTCGGTTATGGGCCTCCGCAATGAAGGCGCGACTGTCCAGCTGACGCTGCCGACTGACATCTCGCGCATGGTGCGCCAAGCGTACGGGGAAGAAACTGCCGCGGATATGCCGCCGACATGGCGAGAGACGTATGACCGTGCGTGCGAGGATCGTAGCCGCCATATCGAAGAGAAGCGTCGGCGCGCCTCATTTTGTCTCCTGCGTTCTGTTGCGGACATGTGCCGCAACGAGGACACACTGGTCGGCATGTACAACGGCAGGCGTAGCGAGGGCCAGTCAGCGATGGCGGGCGGCGATTACGACAGTGGGCCTCGTGCCGTGAGAGATACTCAGGAAACGCTGGAGGTCGTTGTTCTTAGGCGTGGCGAGGCCGGCATTCGCCTGTTGCCGTGGATTGGAGACGAAGCCGGCGGTGTCGAGCTTGGTGCGGAGCTTACGAC